A region of Solea solea chromosome 7, fSolSol10.1, whole genome shotgun sequence DNA encodes the following proteins:
- the ca4b gene encoding carbonic anhydrase 4b, whose amino-acid sequence MQLATVLFLAAYFVKFASGADWCYQSQFACNRTCTGPDTWGVVSQQCNGGAQSPINIVTRKLLLDERLSPIQLTGYQEVFNGHLINNGHSVQLDLPSSLKISGGNLATKYKAVQLHLHWGKDGGSGSEHLIDGEQFPMEMHIVHIKEEHNSLSQAVKDRAGVAVLGFFFQESGSSNKKFDSIINALNFTIQATNSTTVSGISLNMFIPPSDNMTKYFRYDGSLTTPNCDEAVVWSVFENTIPLSKKQLAAFSQLEFSDGRQMVGTFRPVQPLNRRQVFYSSGHVAPVSAMLLFLAALVSSTL is encoded by the exons atgcagcttgcaactgttttgtttttggcgGCATATTTCGTGAAATTTGCCTCAGGGGCAG ATTGGTGCTACCAGTCTCAATTTGCATGTAATCGCACCTGCACAG GTCCAGACACATGGGGAGTGGTTTCTCAACAATGCAATGGTGGAGCTCAATCTCCCATTAACATCGTTACGCGGAAGTTACTGCTGGATGAACGACTCAGTCCCATTCAACTCACTGGTTATCAAGAGGTTTTTAATGGCCACCTCATTAACAACGGTCACAGTG TTCAGCTGGATTTACCCTCCAGTCTAAAGATCAGTGGTGGAAATCTGGCTACAAAGTACAAGGCAGTTCAACTTCACCTGCACTGGGGCAAAGACGGAGGTTCGGGTTCTGAACACTTGATTGATGGAGAGCAATTCCCAATGGAG ATGCACATTGTTCACATAAAAGAAGAACACAACTCATTATCTCAGGCTGTGAAAGATCGCGCAGGTGTGGCTGTTCTTGGATTTTTCTTTCAg GAGTCAGGCTCCTCAAATAAGAAATTTGATTCCATTATAAACGCCCTGAACTTCACCATACAAGCCA CCAACAGCACCACAGTGAGCGGCATTTCCCTCAACATGTTCATTCCTCCGTCCGACAACATGACTAAGTACTTCCGCTACGATGGCTCGCTCACTACGCCAAACTGTGATGAGGCTGTTGTCTGGAGTGTCTTTGAAAACACAATTCCCCTCAGCAAGAAGCAg CTCGCTGCATTTTCCCAGCTTGAGTTTTCCGACGGAAGGCAAATGGTCGGAACCTTCAGACCAGTACAGCCACTGAATAGGAGGCAGGTATTTTACTCCAGTGGCCATGTTGCTCCAGTTAGTGCCATGTTACTCTTCCTGGCTGCGCTTGTGTCCAGCACACTGTAG